The Dehalogenimonas lykanthroporepellens BL-DC-9 genome includes a window with the following:
- a CDS encoding transcriptional modulator of MazE/toxin, MazF (PFAM: PemK family protein~KEGG: pph:Ppha_0265 transcriptional modulator of MazE/toxin, MazF) gives MSRLAYVPRCGDVVWLDLDPQASHEQAGRRPALVLSPQDYNSRVGLAVFCPITCHVKGYPFEVPLPAGLPVAGTILSDQVKNLDWSVRNAELICPLPAETVSEVLQKLHTLLFE, from the coding sequence GTGAGCCGCCTGGCTTATGTCCCCCGGTGCGGCGATGTAGTATGGCTTGATTTGGATCCACAGGCAAGTCACGAGCAAGCAGGGAGACGCCCCGCACTGGTGCTGTCGCCGCAAGACTATAACAGTAGGGTAGGGTTAGCCGTCTTTTGCCCCATCACCTGTCATGTCAAAGGTTATCCGTTTGAAGTCCCTCTTCCTGCCGGGTTGCCGGTAGCGGGGACAATCCTGTCCGACCAGGTCAAGAACCTGGATTGGTCTGTTCGTAACGCTGAATTGATCTGTCCGTTGCCGGCGGAGACAGTCTCTGAAGTACTTCAGAAATTGCATACCCTGTTGTTTGAATAA
- a CDS encoding PilT protein domain protein (PFAM: PilT protein domain protein~KEGG: pth:PTH_0411 nucleic acid-binding protein) → MPGSRVKGISCIVDTDIAIDFLRKRQYARQLLNRWADEGLLAVSALTHLEIYQGMKPGEEVNTDAFLDGLISLPVDIPVARQAGAMLGVLRSKGITIGMADAIIAATALLLGVPLLTNNVDHYPFSGLKVIRGMEA, encoded by the coding sequence ATGCCAGGTAGCCGGGTCAAAGGTATTTCTTGTATCGTCGATACGGATATCGCTATCGATTTTCTGAGAAAGCGCCAGTACGCCCGCCAACTGCTTAATCGGTGGGCCGATGAAGGTCTGCTGGCAGTGAGCGCGCTCACTCACCTTGAAATATACCAGGGTATGAAGCCCGGTGAAGAAGTGAACACAGATGCTTTCCTGGATGGTCTGATTTCTTTGCCAGTTGATATTCCTGTTGCCCGGCAGGCGGGTGCGATGTTAGGCGTACTCAGGTCGAAAGGGATAACCATCGGTATGGCTGATGCCATTATCGCCGCCACCGCCCTTCTATTGGGGGTCCCGCTTTTAACCAACAACGTTGACCACTATCCATTTTCCGGCCTGAAAGTAATCAGAGGTATGGAAGCTTAG
- a CDS encoding two component transcriptional regulator, winged helix family (KEGG: det:DET1233 DNA-binding response regulator~PFAM: response regulator receiver; transcriptional regulator domain protein~SMART: response regulator receiver), which translates to MKILLIDDDEQLCATFSRAAGEAGHVVECVYTGGDGETFAGNTPFDLIILDIMLPDKDGFSVCQDLRKAGVTTPILMLTARGTAQEKAQGLNTGADDYLAKPFEYNELFARICALGRRPRQMAPLVIEIDGITIDITAHRVSLKGETVELTANEFRVLELFANNPNVIIERVRIEEYISTTHDKDFKSNVVDVIIKRLREKLGWDPQTGPIQTVRGCGYRLNR; encoded by the coding sequence ATGAAAATCCTGCTGATTGACGACGATGAACAGTTGTGCGCAACCTTCTCCCGCGCCGCAGGGGAAGCGGGGCATGTGGTGGAATGCGTCTACACCGGTGGAGATGGAGAAACGTTTGCCGGAAACACGCCCTTCGATCTCATCATTCTGGATATCATGTTGCCCGACAAAGACGGTTTCAGCGTTTGCCAGGATTTAAGAAAAGCTGGAGTGACGACTCCAATTCTGATGCTGACCGCCAGAGGTACAGCACAGGAAAAAGCCCAGGGCTTGAACACAGGAGCTGACGACTATTTAGCCAAACCCTTCGAATACAATGAGCTTTTCGCTCGTATCTGCGCACTTGGCAGGCGACCCCGCCAGATGGCGCCCCTGGTGATAGAAATAGACGGGATTACCATCGATATAACGGCTCACCGGGTCAGCCTTAAAGGGGAAACAGTAGAGTTAACGGCCAACGAATTCAGAGTTCTGGAACTGTTCGCCAACAATCCCAATGTCATAATCGAACGCGTCAGGATAGAAGAGTATATTTCGACAACCCACGACAAGGATTTCAAGTCCAATGTGGTGGACGTCATCATCAAAAGACTGCGGGAGAAACTGGGGTGGGACCCGCAAACCGGCCCTATCCAAACAGTCAGGGGTTGCGGTTACAGGCTGAACCGGTGA
- a CDS encoding transcriptional regulator/antitoxin, MazE (PFAM: SpoVT/AbrB domain protein~KEGG: pph:Ppha_0264 transcriptional regulator/antitoxin, MazE) yields MKTRIQKWGNSLALRIPKSFACETGLVKESPVEVTLEDGKLIISPVNQQKSGLAQLLAQVTPENLHCEVDTGIAVGKEIW; encoded by the coding sequence ATGAAAACGCGTATTCAGAAGTGGGGCAATAGCCTTGCTTTGCGTATTCCTAAATCCTTCGCCTGTGAAACTGGGCTGGTGAAAGAGTCACCCGTGGAAGTGACGTTAGAAGACGGTAAGCTCATTATTAGTCCAGTGAATCAACAAAAGTCGGGTCTTGCGCAACTGCTGGCGCAGGTTACTCCGGAAAATCTGCATTGTGAAGTTGATACCGGCATCGCAGTCGGTAAGGAAATATGGTGA
- a CDS encoding ABC transporter related protein (KEGG: chl:Chy400_3895 ABC transporter related~PFAM: ABC transporter related~SMART: AAA ATPase), producing MNLNNHILETENLTKRFGEVIAVKNLSITVERGQVFGFLGPNGSGKTTTISCVLGLINATSGQVKLFGEPWRAESLQRVGVVMDLHGFYPNFSGRDNVRIFGELTGPVSDERVNEVLKLVGLADRAGSKFRTYSMGMKQRLAVALALLNDPEFLILDEPTNGMDPEGIVEIRNLIIDLNRRGKTILLASHLLSEVEQVCTHLAILKKGVVVSQGAMADLISGAGQAGVVFEIVTSNLEASATVLEKAGYEVKQGRDRVLVSAQADAAEKISSALAAEKLFVTEMRRTTGSLESVFIEATQPKQR from the coding sequence ATGAATTTAAATAATCACATTCTGGAAACTGAAAATCTGACCAAACGCTTCGGCGAGGTTATCGCGGTCAAGAACCTGAGCATCACCGTGGAGCGGGGGCAGGTCTTCGGCTTTCTCGGCCCCAACGGCTCCGGCAAGACCACCACCATTTCCTGTGTCCTGGGGCTGATCAATGCCACCTCCGGGCAGGTGAAGCTGTTCGGTGAGCCTTGGCGGGCGGAGTCTTTACAGCGGGTCGGCGTGGTCATGGACCTGCACGGTTTTTACCCCAACTTTTCCGGCCGGGACAATGTTCGCATCTTCGGTGAGCTGACCGGGCCGGTATCCGATGAACGGGTGAATGAAGTCTTGAAACTGGTCGGCCTGGCCGACCGCGCCGGCAGTAAGTTCCGCACCTATTCCATGGGCATGAAACAGCGTCTGGCGGTAGCTCTGGCTCTGTTGAACGACCCGGAGTTTCTGATATTGGATGAACCCACCAACGGCATGGACCCGGAAGGCATCGTCGAGATTCGCAACCTGATCATTGACCTTAACCGTCGCGGCAAGACTATCCTGCTGGCCTCCCATCTGCTGTCCGAGGTGGAGCAGGTCTGTACCCATCTGGCCATCCTCAAGAAAGGGGTTGTCGTCAGCCAGGGAGCTATGGCCGACCTTATCAGCGGCGCCGGTCAGGCCGGTGTCGTCTTCGAAATTGTGACTTCCAACCTGGAGGCGTCGGCTACGGTGCTGGAGAAGGCGGGCTATGAGGTCAAACAGGGTCGGGACCGGGTGCTGGTTTCGGCTCAGGCGGACGCGGCGGAAAAGATATCATCAGCTCTGGCCGCTGAAAAGCTCTTTGTCACCGAGATGCGCCGCACCACCGGTAGTCTGGAGAGTGTCTTCATCGAGGCCACCCAGCCGAAACAGCGGTAA
- a CDS encoding hypothetical protein (KEGG: aca:ACP_2885 hypothetical protein), producing the protein MGGKAKTEKMSVTLPKELAGEIRTVASQGEISAFFTEALEHYLAYRKQSIALEKGFGAWKDKSHPDLVTPEDSTAWVRGIRTAGEARLTETGEINAR; encoded by the coding sequence ATGGGCGGCAAAGCGAAAACGGAAAAAATGTCGGTTACTCTGCCCAAAGAGCTGGCCGGGGAAATACGAACGGTTGCATCTCAGGGAGAAATCAGCGCATTTTTCACTGAAGCGCTGGAACATTACCTGGCCTACCGCAAACAGTCGATAGCCCTGGAGAAAGGTTTTGGGGCCTGGAAGGATAAAAGTCATCCTGACCTGGTGACCCCTGAGGATTCGACGGCCTGGGTTCGCGGTATCAGAACAGCGGGTGAAGCACGGCTGACAGAGACCGGTGAGATTAATGCCAGGTAG
- a CDS encoding transposase mutator type (KEGG: sth:STH2289 transposase~manually curated~PFAM: transposase mutator type), producing MAKDRMTLLELLRKSGSDGDLDFLREGVKMLAEAVMELEVKQKTGAEKHERSDGRLTYRNGYRGRIWDTRAGTIPLAIPRLRDGSYFPSLLEPRRRAEHALLAVIQEAYVLGISTRKVESLVQSLGLNGVSKSEVSRICGALDDEVERWRHRPLLWRYPYLWLDATYVKVRDTGRVVSQAVIIAYGVRETGEREIIGLEVDPSEDGVFWKEFLRGLVSRGLSGVMLVISDAHLGLKEAISTVLTGVSWQRCRVHFMRNALARVPRGAQAMVSAAIRTIFAQPDRDSACSQLRRVADNLRLRFGPVADQLEEAEPDILAYTAFPREHWRQLYSTNPLERLNKEIKRRSNVVGIFPNSQSVIRLIGAVLMEQQDEWEVGRRYFSLDSMKKTLEGAQEEPLIMALPA from the coding sequence ATGGCCAAAGACAGGATGACACTTTTGGAACTGCTACGCAAGTCAGGAAGCGACGGTGATCTTGATTTTCTGAGAGAAGGGGTGAAAATGCTGGCCGAAGCGGTCATGGAGCTTGAGGTTAAGCAGAAGACCGGAGCTGAGAAACATGAGCGCAGTGACGGTCGTTTAACCTACCGTAACGGCTACCGGGGGCGTATCTGGGACACCCGGGCCGGCACGATACCCTTGGCGATTCCCCGGTTGCGGGACGGCAGTTATTTTCCCAGCTTACTCGAGCCCCGGCGCCGGGCGGAACATGCCTTGCTGGCGGTAATCCAGGAAGCCTATGTGTTGGGCATCAGCACCCGCAAGGTGGAATCTCTGGTTCAGTCACTGGGTCTTAACGGGGTCAGTAAGAGCGAGGTATCGCGAATATGCGGGGCTCTGGACGATGAAGTGGAACGATGGCGTCACCGGCCTTTGTTATGGCGTTATCCCTATCTGTGGCTGGATGCGACCTACGTCAAGGTCAGGGATACCGGGCGGGTGGTCAGTCAGGCGGTAATTATCGCCTACGGCGTCCGGGAAACCGGAGAACGCGAGATCATCGGGCTTGAGGTCGACCCCAGTGAAGACGGTGTATTCTGGAAAGAGTTTCTGCGGGGGCTGGTCAGCCGTGGTTTGAGCGGGGTGATGCTGGTAATCAGTGATGCTCATCTGGGGCTGAAGGAAGCCATCAGCACGGTACTCACCGGGGTATCGTGGCAACGTTGCCGGGTGCACTTCATGCGCAATGCGCTGGCCAGAGTGCCACGGGGCGCCCAGGCTATGGTATCTGCCGCTATCCGTACCATCTTCGCTCAACCTGACCGCGACAGCGCTTGCAGCCAGCTCCGCCGGGTAGCCGATAACCTCAGACTCCGATTCGGTCCTGTTGCCGACCAACTGGAAGAGGCAGAACCGGATATCCTGGCCTATACCGCTTTCCCCCGGGAACACTGGCGGCAACTGTACTCTACCAATCCCCTGGAGAGACTGAATAAGGAAATCAAGCGCCGCAGTAATGTGGTCGGCATCTTTCCCAACAGCCAATCGGTAATCAGGCTGATTGGGGCGGTGTTAATGGAACAGCAGGACGAGTGGGAGGTCGGACGACGCTACTTTTCTTTGGATTCGATGAAGAAAACGCTGGAAGGGGCGCAGGAGGAACCCCTGATCATGGCTTTACCAGCTTGA
- a CDS encoding conserved hypothetical protein (KEGG: dev:DhcVS_1013 hypothetical protein), with the protein MKKRFPSVICVALALIVASSSPILSASDTEKYTYGTGAVNNSYAGLLKPSQIEAMYPMSAEAESSLVHVIPECPVIVDGVWFKAEDIILFNGQRLRFTVDKAGQLYAFATAVGLEKFVEAEYGKVFDGAGSIGTLSTGLSKSEFFVDMWYRGAKLPIEPGMQVGDLGGFENAFSSAKICDQVGVYIYEYADFGGSYFYMPPGSTWSMLTFQGWNDRASSIIALG; encoded by the coding sequence ATGAAAAAACGTTTTCCATCGGTTATATGTGTCGCTCTGGCGCTGATTGTCGCCTCCTCCAGCCCTATCCTGTCAGCTTCAGATACTGAAAAATACACCTATGGAACAGGGGCTGTCAATAACAGTTATGCAGGACTCTTAAAACCATCGCAGATTGAGGCCATGTATCCCATGTCCGCGGAGGCCGAATCGTCTCTCGTTCATGTCATTCCTGAATGTCCGGTTATTGTTGACGGGGTTTGGTTCAAAGCAGAAGACATCATTCTTTTCAACGGTCAGCGGCTTCGTTTCACTGTGGATAAGGCAGGTCAGTTATACGCGTTTGCCACGGCGGTGGGGCTGGAAAAGTTCGTCGAAGCTGAATACGGAAAGGTGTTCGATGGTGCGGGTAGCATTGGCACCCTCTCTACAGGTCTGAGTAAATCGGAATTTTTTGTTGATATGTGGTATAGGGGAGCAAAACTCCCTATAGAACCTGGTATGCAAGTGGGAGATCTCGGTGGGTTTGAGAATGCTTTCTCATCTGCCAAAATCTGTGATCAAGTCGGTGTTTACATCTACGAATATGCTGATTTCGGGGGTTCCTATTTCTATATGCCGCCGGGCTCTACCTGGAGCATGCTCACATTCCAGGGCTGGAATGACCGGGCGTCTTCAATCATAGCTTTAGGGTGA
- a CDS encoding hypothetical protein (KEGG: ote:Oter_3066 hypothetical protein), protein MFRKQVVSVIALVLVVASFAGCGPGEEAVFFITSPLTDTETRSNIVKVEGTVSSNASSVEINGQSAWVDDGAFFAWVELEEGANVIEGSAVIGGNQLDDSVTLTFTPNLTVFLDYPNGGTQVDYRVSPVTVNGLVTVPEATVTVNGSPVTVDAAGSFSADVQLGEDGGTLEVVAVSGGDQDSLVYAVPLDDAGHVVFDPYTSGFLEYNGSTEFPDTLTVTRGEMTVMNWTLATGKSIDSPQVCYVTVTGKENYSAVDKPLPSGLSITPVPVDPLVYPNTEYQMAFIIEAYKGLNPGTYSIEASVFVQDGFRSSQRIVITVE, encoded by the coding sequence ATGTTCAGAAAACAGGTGGTTTCAGTCATTGCACTGGTACTCGTGGTTGCTTCGTTTGCCGGGTGTGGTCCCGGTGAAGAAGCGGTATTCTTCATTACTTCTCCCTTGACCGACACTGAAACGCGTTCCAATATCGTTAAGGTGGAAGGAACGGTTTCGTCCAATGCTTCGTCTGTTGAGATTAACGGTCAGTCTGCATGGGTGGATGACGGCGCTTTTTTCGCCTGGGTGGAACTGGAGGAGGGGGCTAATGTCATCGAAGGCAGTGCCGTAATCGGCGGCAACCAGCTGGATGACAGCGTTACGCTTACCTTTACCCCGAATCTAACGGTGTTCCTTGATTATCCCAACGGTGGCACTCAGGTTGATTACCGGGTTTCGCCGGTGACGGTCAACGGCCTGGTAACGGTACCGGAGGCCACGGTCACGGTGAACGGTTCGCCGGTTACCGTTGATGCCGCCGGCTCGTTTTCCGCTGACGTTCAGCTTGGTGAAGACGGCGGAACCCTGGAAGTTGTCGCCGTTTCGGGTGGTGACCAGGACAGCCTGGTTTATGCCGTTCCCCTGGATGATGCCGGCCATGTTGTGTTCGACCCTTATACCTCAGGGTTTCTGGAATACAACGGTTCCACGGAGTTTCCGGACACGCTAACAGTCACTCGAGGTGAAATGACCGTGATGAACTGGACGCTGGCAACCGGGAAAAGCATAGACTCTCCCCAGGTCTGTTATGTGACGGTTACCGGGAAGGAGAATTATTCGGCTGTCGATAAACCGCTCCCATCGGGCTTGAGTATTACCCCGGTGCCGGTCGATCCCTTGGTGTACCCGAATACCGAATATCAGATGGCGTTTATCATCGAGGCATATAAAGGTTTGAATCCCGGAACTTATTCCATCGAAGCCTCGGTGTTTGTCCAGGACGGGTTCCGTAGTTCTCAGCGTATTGTGATAACGGTGGAGTAG
- a CDS encoding hypothetical protein (KEGG: fpl:Ferp_0236 hypothetical protein) has translation MKNLINTVMFTTTILLSCLVSGCVLSSNQEGEMILPPVEFVSAKTYNDNGLVVLYMRPFDNEITNEEIVFIKSELLEYYPQFYYDPDGVLKAVDPLPTFPVGSKLVAFGYAIYNDRISNSYYGSIGNATDISPVYEKAQEWFINELARSNWGRMDKTDTKVR, from the coding sequence ATGAAAAATCTTATTAATACAGTTATGTTCACAACTACCATTCTTTTATCTTGTTTGGTTAGCGGCTGTGTTTTATCTTCAAACCAAGAAGGAGAAATGATTTTACCTCCAGTCGAATTTGTAAGCGCGAAAACGTATAATGATAATGGTCTTGTCGTATTATATATGCGACCATTTGATAATGAAATTACAAACGAAGAGATTGTATTCATCAAATCTGAATTACTTGAATACTATCCCCAATTTTATTATGATCCGGATGGTGTTCTCAAAGCTGTCGATCCCTTACCAACGTTTCCAGTTGGTAGCAAACTCGTGGCATTTGGATATGCCATTTATAATGACCGTATATCCAATTCTTATTATGGAAGTATAGGGAATGCAACAGATATAAGCCCCGTCTATGAGAAAGCTCAAGAATGGTTTATTAATGAGTTGGCAAGGTCCAATTGGGGTAGGATGGATAAAACGGACACCAAAGTCAGGTAA
- a CDS encoding hypothetical protein (KEGG: msm:MSMEG_4241 integral membrane protein), translating into MNPRGIRIFAGIQMVLGVGLVYCAWYLADIKAGSVPLSDGIIFYSRPPSISLEVAVLLLGIFIFLLALIQREYDIRFSGYQIMAGLASAVVGGVLFSRAALTTYGEISPWYYSAYLPMALGLAVLVIGFIQFRHAEALGDVKSDSPERLYR; encoded by the coding sequence GTGAACCCCCGCGGTATCCGGATATTTGCCGGAATTCAGATGGTGCTGGGCGTAGGGTTGGTCTATTGCGCCTGGTACCTGGCCGACATAAAGGCCGGTTCCGTGCCTTTGTCGGACGGTATCATATTCTATTCCCGTCCGCCGAGTATAAGTCTTGAAGTTGCGGTTCTGCTCCTCGGCATCTTTATCTTTCTATTGGCGCTTATTCAGCGGGAATATGATATTCGGTTCAGCGGGTATCAGATTATGGCGGGTCTGGCGTCAGCCGTTGTGGGCGGCGTTTTATTCTCGCGGGCGGCCTTGACGACATACGGTGAAATATCGCCTTGGTATTATTCGGCTTACCTGCCGATGGCATTGGGACTGGCAGTGCTCGTCATCGGGTTTATCCAGTTCCGCCATGCTGAAGCCCTTGGGGACGTTAAGTCGGACAGCCCGGAGAGGTTGTATCGGTGA
- a CDS encoding hypothetical protein (KEGG: htu:Htur_3228 amino acid permease-associated region), whose protein sequence is MSDTSSLSRLSRLEFRKLRKGTSLYIIAAVIILFSLLISSNVSDSYSHQVRFIDENRSQMISQIEAGFLALDMNVIPEDFDWEAYPVRDDLGNLIPENIEFWKEFYRDAYQAEKDKLTAEGGRYSLAQLTSNAAISFSNLIPVLGVAAGVSLFAGEFRNSTYRLMLSRGIRRSSLMGAKILTVIGMSLFFALVLGLAVTLSGFISYSGLSSAAPAAFSFGAFLSIFWLAALMFIGYTMGGAALGILLGSPVTAMTVGLIIAFVGGTIFLFAHPGMDGIIGALSPLSLGYNFGSMIQESWVNTASMGVTIPGDGRNDYRDLPAALIGVFIYIGLYATVVFTVFGRKELKA, encoded by the coding sequence ATGTCCGACACCAGCAGTCTCTCCCGGCTCAGCCGCCTGGAGTTCCGGAAGCTCCGCAAGGGTACTTCGCTCTACATCATTGCGGCAGTCATTATCCTTTTCTCCCTGCTGATAAGCTCCAACGTGAGCGACAGCTACAGTCATCAGGTCCGTTTCATTGATGAGAACCGTTCACAGATGATCTCTCAGATAGAAGCGGGTTTCCTGGCCTTGGATATGAATGTCATTCCGGAAGATTTTGACTGGGAGGCTTACCCGGTACGGGATGATCTGGGCAACCTGATACCGGAAAACATCGAATTTTGGAAGGAATTCTACCGGGATGCCTACCAGGCGGAAAAGGACAAGCTGACCGCCGAGGGCGGCCGTTATTCCCTGGCCCAACTGACCAGTAACGCCGCTATCAGTTTCTCCAATCTTATCCCGGTACTGGGGGTGGCCGCCGGTGTCAGCCTTTTTGCCGGTGAGTTCCGTAATTCCACCTACCGGCTGATGTTATCCCGCGGCATCCGCCGCTCCTCTCTGATGGGCGCCAAGATACTCACCGTTATCGGTATGTCGCTCTTTTTCGCCCTGGTGCTCGGGCTGGCGGTGACGCTGAGCGGGTTTATTTCTTATTCCGGTTTATCTTCGGCGGCGCCGGCGGCCTTCAGCTTCGGCGCTTTCCTGTCCATTTTCTGGCTGGCGGCCCTCATGTTCATTGGCTACACCATGGGTGGCGCCGCTCTGGGCATACTGCTGGGTTCGCCGGTGACCGCCATGACCGTCGGGCTGATCATCGCTTTTGTCGGCGGCACCATCTTTCTGTTCGCTCATCCGGGCATGGACGGCATCATCGGCGCGCTGTCGCCGTTGTCATTGGGTTATAACTTCGGTTCGATGATTCAGGAATCCTGGGTTAACACCGCCAGTATGGGGGTCACCATCCCGGGCGATGGTCGCAATGACTACCGTGACCTGCCGGCGGCTCTCATCGGCGTCTTCATCTATATCGGCCTGTATGCCACGGTTGTCTTTACCGTGTTCGGTCGCAAGGAGCTGAAAGCATGA
- a CDS encoding hypothetical protein (KEGG: glo:Glov_0614 methyl-accepting chemotaxis sensory transducer) — protein MRFGIFETLFIGLLVAGLVWVVYQIVRPPVAPENESLKQELRDLRRRLAALSSDDGQETDEKKGDSG, from the coding sequence GTGAGGTTCGGTATCTTCGAAACGTTGTTCATCGGCCTGCTCGTGGCCGGTCTGGTCTGGGTTGTCTACCAGATTGTCCGGCCGCCGGTTGCGCCGGAAAACGAGTCACTGAAACAGGAACTGCGTGACCTGCGCCGTCGCCTGGCAGCCTTGAGTTCCGATGACGGGCAAGAAACGGACGAAAAGAAGGGAGATTCCGGCTGA
- a CDS encoding multiple C2 domain-containing protein, transmembrane 1 (KEGG: gga:427113 multiple C2 domains, transmembrane 1) codes for MTFGPLEFMIIIINILLWLVPIAIVVVLVRNYFIKRHRAENRELQEEIDALKDQVSSLERNRKG; via the coding sequence ATGACATTCGGACCTTTGGAATTCATGATTATAATCATCAATATCCTGCTCTGGCTTGTTCCCATCGCCATCGTCGTTGTTCTGGTACGCAACTATTTCATTAAAAGGCACCGGGCAGAAAACCGTGAACTGCAGGAAGAAATTGACGCTTTGAAGGATCAGGTTTCCTCTCTGGAGCGGAACCGGAAGGGTTGA
- a CDS encoding transposase IS3/IS911 family protein (PFAM: transposase IS3/IS911 family protein~KEGG: bvi:Bcep1808_7228 transposase IS3/IS911 family protein), whose product MERIPHGKYTREFRLEAVKLVTEDKLSVAEAARRLALPSNTLDNWLRKHRAGKLEEVGKSYRPLTEVEMELARVKKENAELKMEREILKKAAAYFARESLPGTRR is encoded by the coding sequence ATGGAAAGGATTCCACACGGGAAGTATACGAGGGAGTTCAGGCTGGAAGCGGTGAAGCTGGTGACAGAGGATAAGTTGTCTGTGGCGGAAGCTGCCAGGCGGCTGGCACTGCCGTCAAACACCTTGGACAACTGGCTCAGGAAACACAGAGCCGGCAAGCTTGAAGAAGTGGGCAAGTCATACCGGCCGCTGACAGAAGTAGAGATGGAGCTGGCCCGGGTAAAGAAGGAAAATGCCGAACTCAAAATGGAGCGGGAAATATTAAAAAAAGCAGCCGCGTACTTTGCCAGGGAGTCGCTGCCCGGTACGCGGCGATGA
- a CDS encoding Integrase catalytic region (PFAM: Integrase catalytic region~KEGG: neu:NE0155 integrase catalytic subunit) — MKELRLKYPVPILRRMLGVSGSGFYAWMDRPLSKRGQEEARLELEIKAADKRTRQTYGPERLQRDLAAHGVRVGICRIKRIRKKLGIRCKQKRKFKVTTDSRHRLPVAGNLLAQKFVTSRPNEVWLTDITYISTDEGWLYLAGHKDLWNGEIVGYAMGKRLTRNLVNESLLRAVAAKHPAEGLLHHSDRGSQYCSLEYRRLLERFGLRASMSRKGNCYDNAPMESFWGTLKQELVNHRRYRTRQEAIREITEYIEIFYNRQRRQARLGFLSPAAYAQQFYAGLVAA, encoded by the coding sequence ATGAAAGAACTGCGGCTCAAATATCCAGTCCCTATTCTCCGGCGAATGCTTGGTGTCTCCGGTAGCGGCTTTTATGCCTGGATGGATAGGCCTTTATCGAAGCGGGGTCAGGAGGAAGCGCGGCTTGAGTTGGAGATCAAGGCAGCGGATAAGCGGACGCGCCAGACCTATGGGCCGGAGCGACTACAGCGGGATTTGGCGGCGCACGGCGTGAGGGTGGGTATTTGCCGTATCAAGCGCATCCGGAAAAAGCTGGGGATACGTTGCAAACAGAAGCGTAAGTTCAAGGTTACCACGGATTCCAGGCACAGGTTGCCGGTAGCCGGAAACCTGTTGGCGCAGAAGTTTGTAACCTCCAGGCCGAATGAGGTATGGCTCACCGATATCACCTATATTTCTACCGATGAAGGTTGGCTGTATCTGGCAGGCCACAAGGACCTGTGGAATGGCGAAATTGTCGGATATGCCATGGGTAAGCGCTTGACCAGAAACCTGGTCAATGAGTCTTTGCTTCGGGCGGTGGCCGCTAAACACCCGGCCGAGGGGCTGTTGCACCACTCTGACCGGGGCAGCCAGTATTGCTCCCTCGAGTACCGGCGACTACTGGAACGATTTGGCTTGAGAGCTTCCATGAGCCGGAAAGGGAACTGCTACGACAACGCACCTATGGAGAGCTTCTGGGGAACGCTAAAACAGGAACTGGTGAATCATCGGCGCTATAGAACCAGACAAGAAGCCATCCGGGAGATCACGGAGTATATCGAAATCTTCTACAACCGGCAACGCCGGCAAGCCAGGCTGGGATTCTTGTCGCCGGCGGCTTATGCTCAACAATTCTACGCAGGACTGGTGGCGGCATGA